A window of the Pogona vitticeps strain Pit_001003342236 chromosome 4, PviZW2.1, whole genome shotgun sequence genome harbors these coding sequences:
- the BLCAP gene encoding apoptosis inducing factor BLCAP — MYCLQWLLPVLLIPKPLNPALWFSHSMFMGFYLLSFLLERKPCTICALVFLAALFLICYSCWGNCFLYHCSGSHLPDSAHDPNIVGT, encoded by the coding sequence ATGTACTGCCTCCAGTGGTTATTGCCTGTTCTCCTCATCCCAAAGCCTCTCAACCCAGCCTTGTGGTTCAGTCATTCAATGTTCATGGGCTTCTATCTACTGAGTTTCCTTTTGGAGCGGAAACCTTGCACAATCTGTGCCTTGGTCTTCTTGGCCGCTTTGTTCCTCATCTGCTACAGCTGCTGGGGAAATTGCTTTTTGTATCATTGCTCTGGCTCCCATCTGCctgactctgctcatgatcccAACATAGTTGGCACTTAA